In a genomic window of Temperatibacter marinus:
- the hspQ gene encoding heat shock protein HspQ, with protein MQQNIIVTDKALFSIGQIVKHRLFDFRGVIVDVDPEFDNTEEWWLSIPEEIRPVKEQPFYHLLAENEDSSYEAYVSQQNLLADTTDEPIYHPEVSTLFGVLEQGKYELKGIAAH; from the coding sequence ATGCAGCAAAACATTATCGTTACAGACAAGGCACTTTTTTCAATCGGTCAAATTGTTAAACATCGTTTGTTTGACTTTCGAGGCGTGATTGTTGATGTGGATCCTGAGTTCGATAATACGGAAGAATGGTGGCTTTCTATTCCCGAGGAAATTCGTCCTGTCAAAGAACAACCTTTCTATCACCTTCTTGCAGAGAATGAAGACAGCTCTTATGAAGCATATGTTTCACAGCAAAACCTGCTAGCAGATACGACAGATGAGCCTATTTACCACCCAGAAGTCTCGACCCTTTTTGGTGTCTTAGAACAGGGGAAATATGAGCTTAAAGGCATTGCAGCCCACTAG
- the hemN gene encoding oxygen-independent coproporphyrinogen III oxidase, translated as MTQTLTKTEIMNKAGNLPRYTSYPTANHFSEKVTSTQSLAWVSSISSSQDVSLYLHIPFCRQLCWYCGCNTSVTHKEDPIYKYLSLLESEIAIIASHLDPSIRVTHIHFGGGSPTIVPAGKFCNLMDIVKTSFTVSDHAEIAIEMDPREISEAKVAAYAKAGVNRASLGVQDFDLNVQRSINRIQPFRQVYDKIELLRSYGIENINVDLIYGLPNQSKETIHKTLEKTVLLSPSRVSLFGYAHVPWMKKHMKLIDETKLPKSEERMEFFELASELLIKAGYRAVGLDHFVRPDDTMARALETQTLKRNFQGYTIDTAKNLIGLGVSAISQTEDGYWQNFTDLKHYRAAIRSGVCATGKGLAVNEADLFCREVIEQLMCYYRVDRKSLSTQSSYYDQIWSAALEQLRPLEAQGIVKIENEQIILLSETRQFVRLVAASFDQYLTASKNKHAQVA; from the coding sequence ATGACACAGACATTGACCAAGACCGAGATAATGAATAAGGCTGGAAATCTACCTCGTTACACCAGCTATCCCACAGCAAACCATTTTTCTGAAAAGGTGACCTCAACTCAATCACTGGCTTGGGTTTCTTCTATATCAAGTTCTCAGGACGTCTCCCTCTATCTCCATATTCCTTTCTGTCGACAACTTTGCTGGTATTGTGGGTGCAATACTTCAGTTACTCACAAAGAAGACCCAATTTATAAATATCTTTCTTTGCTCGAGAGTGAAATTGCCATAATCGCTAGCCACTTAGATCCGTCCATTCGAGTAACCCATATCCATTTTGGTGGAGGATCTCCTACAATTGTTCCCGCCGGTAAATTTTGTAATTTGATGGATATTGTCAAGACCTCTTTTACTGTGTCAGATCATGCCGAAATTGCCATTGAAATGGACCCTCGAGAGATCTCAGAGGCAAAAGTCGCCGCTTATGCTAAGGCGGGAGTTAACAGGGCGTCTCTCGGCGTTCAGGATTTTGATTTAAACGTCCAGCGCTCTATAAATAGAATTCAACCCTTTAGACAAGTCTATGATAAAATTGAACTGTTAAGATCTTATGGAATTGAAAATATCAATGTTGATTTAATTTACGGCCTTCCTAATCAGTCTAAGGAAACTATTCATAAGACACTTGAGAAGACTGTCCTTCTCTCTCCCTCTCGGGTCTCGCTCTTTGGATATGCGCATGTGCCGTGGATGAAAAAGCACATGAAGTTGATAGACGAAACTAAACTGCCGAAAAGTGAAGAGAGAATGGAATTTTTTGAGCTTGCATCAGAGCTGTTGATAAAAGCGGGATATAGGGCTGTGGGACTAGATCATTTCGTGCGACCTGATGACACAATGGCCCGTGCCCTTGAGACACAAACTTTGAAAAGAAATTTTCAAGGATATACGATAGATACAGCAAAAAACCTTATTGGATTAGGGGTATCTGCGATCAGTCAGACAGAGGATGGGTACTGGCAAAATTTCACAGACTTGAAGCACTATAGAGCGGCAATCCGCTCTGGTGTCTGTGCGACAGGGAAGGGCCTTGCAGTAAACGAGGCGGATTTATTTTGTCGGGAAGTGATTGAGCAGTTAATGTGCTACTATCGTGTTGATCGTAAAAGCCTTTCTACACAGTCGAGTTATTATGATCAAATTTGGTCAGCAGCTCTTGAACAGTTGAGACCTTTAGAAGCACAAGGGATTGTGAAAATCGAGAATGAACAAATCATCCTTCTTTCTGAGACTCGTCAATTTGTAAGACTGGTTGCTGCCTCTTTTGACCAATATCTGACAGCTTCTAAGAACAAACACGCTCAGGTCGCCTAA
- a CDS encoding aa3-type cytochrome c oxidase subunit IV yields MDIKEQQETYDGFMRWTKYGLIGVIAILLVLAAIA; encoded by the coding sequence ATGGATATCAAAGAACAGCAAGAAACCTATGATGGGTTTATGAGATGGACAAAATACGGCCTCATCGGTGTCATTGCCATTTTACTGGTCTTGGCTGCGATTGCTTAA
- a CDS encoding threonine ammonia-lyase, producing the protein MTHNLAISYEDILSAATLLKGNSVQTPLLENPNLNEAMGGRILIKPECLQRTGSFKFRGAYNRLARLTDDEKERGVVAFSSGNHAQGVAYAAKLLKVPAIIVMPIDAPKLKMENTKAYGAKVITFDRYSESREAIADQISKETGAVVVPSFDDPHIMAGQGTMGLEIAQSCLDLNIVPDQVLINCGGGGLSSGSFLALVHHFSSLEGYVVEPVGYDDTKLSLETGVMQDADITQKSICDALLSPRPGKYTLEVLQHLKVKGLTVSDAEALETVAYCARELKLTGEPGGVVSLAAVLKGKIPVKDKTTVVVISGGNIDPALLEKALSNYG; encoded by the coding sequence ATGACACATAATTTAGCAATTTCCTATGAAGATATACTTTCAGCAGCCACACTTTTAAAGGGGAACTCAGTACAAACACCCCTCTTGGAAAATCCTAACTTGAATGAGGCAATGGGGGGACGAATCTTAATTAAACCAGAATGTTTACAGCGAACTGGTAGTTTTAAGTTTCGAGGCGCCTATAACAGATTGGCACGACTTACGGATGATGAAAAAGAAAGAGGTGTCGTCGCCTTTTCTAGTGGTAATCATGCACAAGGCGTGGCTTACGCTGCAAAGCTCCTGAAGGTGCCGGCGATCATTGTAATGCCAATAGATGCGCCGAAATTGAAAATGGAAAATACAAAAGCCTACGGCGCAAAAGTCATCACCTTTGATCGATATAGTGAAAGCAGAGAAGCCATTGCTGATCAGATTTCAAAAGAGACAGGAGCCGTTGTTGTCCCTTCTTTTGATGATCCTCATATTATGGCCGGGCAAGGAACAATGGGCTTAGAAATAGCGCAGTCATGTCTCGATTTAAATATCGTGCCTGATCAAGTGCTTATCAATTGCGGAGGGGGGGGTCTATCGTCTGGTAGTTTCCTTGCGTTGGTTCACCATTTCTCTTCGCTGGAAGGCTATGTTGTGGAACCTGTTGGCTATGATGATACAAAACTGTCTCTTGAAACAGGTGTGATGCAGGATGCTGATATTACTCAGAAAAGCATTTGCGATGCTTTGCTGTCCCCAAGGCCAGGGAAATATACCCTGGAGGTCCTACAACATTTAAAAGTCAAAGGGTTGACAGTCAGTGATGCCGAAGCCCTGGAAACTGTGGCTTATTGTGCCCGTGAATTAAAACTGACAGGAGAGCCAGGCGGCGTTGTCTCGCTTGCAGCTGTCCTTAAGGGGAAAATTCCTGTTAAGGACAAAACCACTGTTGTGGTCATCAGCGGTGGAAATATTGATCCTGCCTTGCTGGAGAAAGCGCTATCAAATTATGGATAA
- a CDS encoding PGPGW domain-containing protein — MFKKIRGKIPNNRIARFFAGIFLIIGGILGFLPVLGFWMIPLGLLILSTDFPAVRRFRRRQEVKVGRWWKKRKASITKDSHNNRQS; from the coding sequence ATGTTTAAAAAAATTAGAGGAAAAATTCCTAATAATAGAATTGCCCGCTTCTTTGCTGGGATTTTCTTAATTATAGGGGGTATATTAGGTTTTTTACCAGTCCTAGGCTTCTGGATGATCCCCTTAGGGCTGCTGATCCTATCCACAGATTTTCCTGCAGTCAGACGATTTAGACGCAGACAAGAAGTGAAGGTGGGCCGGTGGTGGAAAAAACGCAAGGCCAGCATAACCAAAGACAGTCATAACAATAGACAGTCATAA
- the smpB gene encoding SsrA-binding protein SmpB → MAPPRKKSKTVGNKVKIAADNRKARHNFFIEDAFEAGILLQGTEVKSLRNGKANIQDAYAEEKDGELWLINAHIPEFSHGNRFNHSPRRPRKLLMHKREISRLGGSVQRSGMTLVPLTLYFDDKGRAKLELGLAKGKNLHDKRETEKQRDWNKQKQRLLKDHA, encoded by the coding sequence ATGGCACCGCCGAGAAAAAAATCAAAAACCGTTGGCAATAAAGTTAAGATCGCGGCTGACAACAGAAAAGCGCGGCATAACTTTTTTATTGAAGATGCTTTCGAAGCAGGCATTCTTTTGCAAGGAACAGAAGTAAAATCCTTGCGCAACGGTAAAGCAAACATTCAAGATGCCTATGCAGAAGAAAAAGACGGAGAGTTATGGCTGATCAATGCTCATATTCCAGAATTCTCTCATGGCAACCGCTTCAATCATTCTCCTCGTAGACCTCGAAAGCTACTGATGCACAAGCGAGAGATTAGTCGGCTAGGGGGCTCTGTTCAAAGAAGTGGTATGACATTGGTACCTTTAACTTTATATTTTGATGATAAAGGGCGTGCGAAGTTAGAACTTGGCCTCGCGAAGGGTAAGAACCTACATGACAAGCGTGAAACTGAAAAGCAACGGGATTGGAATAAGCAGAAACAACGCTTATTGAAAGATCACGCCTAA
- the dapA gene encoding 4-hydroxy-tetrahydrodipicolinate synthase — MFKGSITALITPFTENGDVDYKAFEKFVDWQIKQGTHGLVPVGTTGESPTLSHEEHKRVVQTCIDVAAGRVPVIAGAGSNSTREAIDFALYAEQAGADAVLVVTPYYNKPSQEGLYQHFKAINDAISIPIIMYNIPGRSVIDMTDETMKRLFTDCENIIGVKDATGDLARPTWARQIMGPEFLQFSGEDATALAFNAMGGIGAISVTSNIAPALCAAFQEATLAGDYTKALELQDKLLPLHDAMFMEPSPAGPKFAAEILGLCNRRVRMPLQPLTTARQKLLSELIENLDLPSASS, encoded by the coding sequence ATGTTTAAAGGTTCAATCACAGCACTCATTACTCCATTCACAGAGAATGGCGATGTGGACTATAAGGCATTTGAAAAATTTGTTGATTGGCAGATTAAACAAGGTACACACGGCCTCGTTCCCGTTGGTACCACGGGAGAAAGCCCAACGTTAAGCCATGAAGAACATAAAAGAGTTGTGCAAACTTGTATTGATGTTGCCGCTGGACGTGTCCCTGTGATTGCTGGCGCGGGATCAAATTCAACAAGAGAGGCCATTGATTTCGCGCTCTATGCAGAGCAAGCAGGTGCAGATGCAGTCCTGGTTGTCACACCCTATTATAACAAACCTAGTCAGGAAGGTCTTTACCAGCATTTTAAAGCCATTAATGACGCCATCTCAATTCCTATTATCATGTATAATATTCCGGGAAGATCAGTCATAGATATGACAGATGAAACGATGAAGCGCCTCTTTACTGATTGTGAAAATATTATTGGGGTAAAAGATGCGACAGGTGATTTGGCACGTCCCACATGGGCGCGACAAATAATGGGGCCAGAATTCCTTCAATTTTCTGGTGAAGATGCAACAGCTCTGGCTTTTAACGCTATGGGCGGTATCGGTGCCATTTCTGTCACATCAAATATTGCACCCGCATTATGTGCGGCTTTTCAAGAAGCAACCCTCGCTGGGGATTATACCAAAGCCTTGGAATTACAAGATAAACTTCTACCGTTGCATGATGCTATGTTTATGGAGCCGAGCCCAGCTGGTCCGAAATTTGCTGCGGAAATATTAGGGCTATGTAATCGCCGTGTTAGGATGCCGCTTCAGCCTCTCACGACGGCTCGTCAAAAATTATTATCAGAATTAATCGAAAATCTTGATCTCCCAAGCGCGAGTTCATAG
- a CDS encoding EF-hand domain-containing protein: MNKKIKTLTVGVILSVSVTGLSGLTADDHKMKRKEMRKKMLEHIETSFAKRDLNGDGSISHAEMMEQVSHNFSKIDVNKDGKIVLEELPQDLSKLRQMIGAGEMNPLRKRLQAKREEMQHEKQHAEKKLKKKPTRMGMIARMDRDGDEAISLEEFSKRAVKRFKRADRNGDGLVSLKETKKALKKGVKTMRKKNKKKRARSE; this comes from the coding sequence ATGAATAAGAAAATCAAAACACTGACAGTAGGGGTTATTCTTTCCGTCTCAGTGACAGGCCTTTCCGGTCTAACCGCGGATGATCACAAGATGAAGCGCAAAGAAATGCGTAAGAAAATGCTTGAACATATTGAAACTTCTTTTGCTAAAAGAGATCTCAATGGGGATGGGTCTATTTCCCACGCTGAAATGATGGAGCAAGTAAGCCATAATTTTTCGAAGATTGATGTGAATAAGGATGGTAAAATTGTCTTAGAGGAGTTGCCCCAAGATTTGTCAAAGCTTCGTCAGATGATCGGGGCTGGAGAGATGAATCCTCTGCGCAAAAGACTTCAGGCAAAGAGAGAGGAAATGCAGCATGAAAAGCAGCATGCAGAGAAGAAGCTCAAAAAGAAGCCAACGCGTATGGGAATGATTGCTCGTATGGACCGTGACGGGGATGAAGCTATCAGTCTTGAGGAATTCTCGAAACGGGCCGTTAAAAGATTTAAAAGAGCTGATAGGAATGGAGATGGCTTGGTCTCGCTGAAAGAAACAAAGAAAGCCCTTAAAAAGGGAGTGAAGACGATGCGTAAAAAAAATAAAAAGAAAAGAGCTCGATCTGAATAG
- a CDS encoding GGDEF domain-containing protein codes for MNSLDKIVAGFYKKMELMGIIHDQELNIIYMTNLAKQFCQDQGLSNNPTASDFFEKFHALCLNPEEVDKTFRFITQQSDLKYQEEIQGLEGKVYHRITKTLKDGAGNTYRHWVIRDFSDFVGDQANNIYIQEQLELQAQQNAHLAEELFDAREELERLANTDPLSGLLNRRSFMNAATDLIATVKDTHKVYVMMIDIDHFKSINDTKGHATGDHCICVVADLLTAKAPKDSFVGRLGGEEFAIMLTSETQTPLEQLAETIRQSLENEMITFEAHTINMTVSIGLSACKSHEEKCDPALDRADQGLYKAKENGRNQIHAVF; via the coding sequence ATGAACTCATTAGATAAAATCGTAGCAGGCTTTTATAAGAAAATGGAATTGATGGGAATCATCCATGATCAAGAGCTGAATATTATTTATATGACGAACTTAGCAAAACAATTTTGCCAAGATCAAGGCCTCTCAAATAATCCCACAGCCTCAGATTTTTTTGAAAAATTTCACGCCCTCTGCCTCAATCCAGAAGAGGTAGACAAAACCTTTAGATTTATAACTCAACAAAGTGACCTTAAATATCAAGAAGAGATCCAAGGCCTTGAGGGTAAAGTATATCACCGCATCACTAAAACTCTCAAAGATGGCGCAGGCAATACCTATAGGCACTGGGTTATTCGAGACTTCTCCGACTTTGTAGGAGATCAAGCGAATAATATCTATATTCAGGAGCAGTTGGAGTTACAGGCACAGCAGAATGCGCATCTGGCAGAAGAATTATTCGACGCTCGTGAAGAGCTAGAACGGCTAGCGAATACGGACCCTTTGAGTGGGCTATTGAATAGACGTTCATTTATGAATGCTGCGACTGATCTTATAGCGACTGTTAAAGATACGCATAAAGTTTATGTCATGATGATAGATATTGACCACTTTAAGAGCATTAATGATACAAAGGGCCATGCAACTGGTGATCACTGTATATGTGTTGTGGCTGATCTATTGACTGCAAAGGCTCCAAAAGACAGCTTTGTCGGGCGATTAGGCGGGGAAGAATTTGCAATTATGTTGACCAGCGAGACCCAAACCCCACTTGAACAACTTGCTGAAACAATCAGGCAGTCACTCGAAAATGAGATGATCACGTTTGAAGCACATACGATAAACATGACCGTTTCAATTGGATTGAGCGCCTGTAAGAGCCATGAAGAAAAATGTGACCCAGCCTTGGATAGAGCTGATCAAGGCTTATATAAAGCGAAGGAAAATGGTAGAAACCAAATACACGCTGTTTTCTAA